In Novipirellula caenicola, one genomic interval encodes:
- a CDS encoding class II aldolase/adducin family protein, producing the protein MQNLHKIKQDMCDIGKRIYNRQFAAANDGNITVRVSENEVLCTPTLHCKGFLVPEDISLVDMTGKQLSGRKKRSSEALLHLEIYRQREDIRSVVHCHPPHATAFAIAREPIPQCILPEVEVFLGDVPITKYETPGGQAFADTIIPFVKKTNVMILANHGTVSYGETVEQAYWWTEILDSYCRMLMLAKQLGNVSYLSQEKSKELLELKDKWGYKDPRNTSEYENCDICANDIFRDSWAEAGVAQRAFSPPPSAVESAAKAAVASSPATGIDEEKLVKLITDEVIRQMKA; encoded by the coding sequence ATGCAGAATCTTCATAAGATCAAACAAGACATGTGCGACATCGGTAAGCGGATTTACAACCGCCAATTCGCTGCCGCCAATGACGGAAACATCACCGTCCGCGTCAGCGAAAACGAAGTCCTCTGCACGCCAACGCTGCATTGCAAAGGCTTTCTCGTTCCCGAGGACATTTCGCTTGTCGATATGACCGGCAAACAATTGTCGGGTCGCAAGAAACGAAGTAGCGAAGCTTTGTTGCACTTGGAAATCTATCGACAACGCGAAGACATTCGCAGCGTCGTTCACTGCCATCCACCACACGCGACCGCGTTTGCGATCGCTCGCGAGCCGATTCCTCAGTGCATTCTGCCTGAGGTCGAAGTGTTCCTCGGTGACGTGCCGATCACCAAGTACGAAACCCCCGGTGGACAAGCCTTCGCCGACACGATCATTCCATTCGTCAAGAAAACCAACGTCATGATCCTGGCGAATCACGGAACGGTTAGCTACGGCGAAACGGTCGAGCAAGCGTATTGGTGGACCGAGATCCTCGACTCGTACTGCCGCATGCTGATGTTGGCCAAACAACTTGGAAACGTTTCCTACTTGAGCCAAGAAAAGTCCAAGGAATTGTTGGAGCTGAAGGACAAGTGGGGCTACAAGGATCCTCGTAACACCAGCGAGTACGAGAACTGCGACATCTGTGCCAACGACATCTTCCGTGATTCATGGGCCGAAGCGGGAGTCGCGCAGCGTGCATTCAGCCCACCGCCATCCGCCGTCGAATCGGCAGCCAAGGCGGCCGTCGCAAGCTCGCCAGCGACTGGGATTGACGAAGAGAAACTCGTCAAGCTGATCACCGACGAAGTGATCCGCCAAATGAAGGCCTAG
- a CDS encoding EutN/CcmL family microcompartment protein — MKIARTIGTVTLSRSHPAMQGAKLRCVELLESIDQFGDQPIGGDTVIAWDLCGTGIGDWVALAEGPEAAQPFPDVKPLDASIVALLDEVDL; from the coding sequence ATGAAAATCGCTCGCACGATCGGCACCGTCACGCTATCTCGCTCGCATCCCGCGATGCAGGGAGCGAAGTTGCGTTGTGTCGAATTGCTCGAGTCGATCGATCAATTCGGTGACCAACCGATTGGGGGCGACACCGTGATCGCTTGGGATTTGTGTGGCACCGGGATCGGCGATTGGGTGGCATTGGCCGAAGGCCCCGAAGCGGCTCAGCCGTTTCCGGACGTCAAACCGCTCGATGCATCGATCGTCGCGTTGTTGGACGAAGTTGACCTGTAA
- a CDS encoding EutN/CcmL family microcompartment protein, which translates to MQPATVIGSTRATVKHASFAGQRLVIVQPTGVDNAADGPPLIALDVLGCRKGDQVMLTSDGSYAREMTKHENTPARWSVIGLIDQRSSA; encoded by the coding sequence ATGCAACCAGCCACCGTCATCGGATCGACTCGAGCGACCGTGAAGCACGCCAGCTTCGCGGGCCAACGGCTCGTGATCGTCCAGCCGACGGGCGTGGACAATGCGGCCGATGGGCCGCCGCTGATTGCGTTGGATGTTTTGGGATGTCGCAAAGGAGACCAGGTGATGTTAACGAGCGACGGATCGTACGCTCGTGAAATGACCAAACACGAAAACACCCCAGCACGCTGGAGCGTGATTGGATTGATTGACCAACGGAGCTCCGCATGA
- a CDS encoding aldehyde dehydrogenase family protein — protein sequence MHFDENLIRNVVAQVLAEVGPMPSASNGKPAGGQHGIFYDAASAVTAARRAFEQLRERSLEDRKKIIDIIRRISIEQCEELGLMEMEETKVGRPEHKIEKLRTLGELSPGVEFLETKCFSGDHGLAIIERAPFGVIGAITPVTHSLPTITGNAVSMIAGGNTVVVNPHPSGKRVAAEGVRRFNEAIAAEMGIDNIICVIAEPTLESANELFAHRDVALICVTGGPAVGRAALNSGKRAIVAGPGNPPVVVDETADFDNAARCIILGASYDNNLLCIAEKEVFVVDSVFDKMMDAMRRAGAVQLNSEQIAKLTSKAIVKVGDDKHDAACKDFIGRDASVLAEAAGVSVPSGTELVFGETDEHHPFVSVEQMMPFLPFVRARDVDHAIAMAKKYEHGFRHTAMIHSRNVHNMTKMGREMDTTLYVKNGPSMASLGLGGEGYLSFSIAGPTGEGVTTPATFTRERRCSMIDELRVV from the coding sequence ATGCATTTCGACGAAAACCTGATTCGCAACGTGGTCGCTCAAGTATTGGCCGAAGTCGGACCGATGCCGTCCGCTTCCAATGGCAAACCCGCCGGTGGCCAGCATGGGATTTTTTATGATGCCGCATCGGCGGTCACTGCGGCTCGTCGTGCATTTGAACAACTTCGTGAACGCTCGCTCGAAGATCGCAAGAAGATCATCGATATCATTCGTCGTATCTCGATCGAGCAATGCGAAGAGCTCGGTTTGATGGAGATGGAAGAGACCAAGGTCGGACGCCCCGAGCACAAGATCGAAAAATTGCGCACGCTTGGCGAGCTGTCACCTGGTGTTGAGTTCTTGGAAACAAAGTGCTTCAGCGGCGACCATGGTTTGGCGATCATCGAACGAGCACCGTTCGGGGTGATTGGCGCGATTACGCCTGTGACGCACAGCTTGCCGACGATCACCGGAAACGCGGTCAGCATGATCGCCGGCGGAAACACCGTCGTCGTCAATCCTCACCCATCGGGCAAACGGGTTGCTGCCGAAGGCGTTCGCCGATTTAACGAAGCGATCGCGGCGGAAATGGGGATCGACAACATCATTTGTGTGATCGCCGAACCGACCCTCGAAAGCGCCAACGAACTATTCGCTCACCGCGATGTCGCACTGATTTGCGTCACCGGCGGACCGGCAGTCGGACGTGCGGCACTGAACAGCGGCAAACGAGCGATCGTCGCAGGCCCTGGTAATCCACCCGTGGTCGTCGATGAAACCGCTGATTTTGACAACGCCGCTCGCTGCATCATTCTCGGTGCCTCGTACGACAACAACTTGCTGTGCATCGCCGAAAAGGAAGTGTTCGTCGTCGACAGCGTGTTTGACAAGATGATGGACGCGATGCGACGAGCCGGTGCGGTCCAGCTGAATAGCGAGCAAATTGCAAAATTGACCAGTAAGGCGATCGTGAAGGTCGGCGACGACAAGCACGACGCAGCGTGTAAAGATTTCATCGGTCGCGACGCCAGTGTGTTGGCCGAAGCTGCGGGCGTTTCGGTTCCAAGTGGCACCGAATTGGTCTTCGGTGAAACCGACGAACATCACCCGTTTGTCAGCGTCGAGCAGATGATGCCGTTCCTGCCATTCGTACGTGCTCGTGACGTCGATCATGCGATCGCGATGGCGAAGAAGTACGAACATGGTTTCCGGCACACCGCCATGATTCACTCGCGAAACGTTCACAACATGACCAAGATGGGCCGCGAAATGGACACGACGTTGTACGTCAAAAACGGTCCTTCGATGGCGTCGCTCGGACTTGGTGGCGAAGGTTACTTGTCGTTCTCGATTGCAGGACCGACTGGCGAAGGGGTCACCACCCCGGCGACGTTCACACGCGAACGACGCTGCAGCATGATCGACGAACTGCGAGTCGTTTAG
- a CDS encoding EutN/CcmL family microcompartment protein, which yields MFIAKVTGSVVSTQKVSSMTGHKLLVVEPYRLEGEKRDLLVTTGRTFISVDTIGAGEGDFVLVVQGSSARLTPETKPLPIDACIIGIVDTVHIDKQSVYDRDK from the coding sequence ATGTTTATCGCGAAAGTAACCGGATCGGTCGTCAGCACTCAGAAAGTGAGTTCGATGACGGGTCACAAATTGCTCGTCGTCGAGCCCTACCGGCTCGAAGGCGAAAAACGAGATTTGCTGGTCACGACCGGACGAACGTTCATTTCCGTTGACACCATCGGTGCGGGCGAAGGCGACTTCGTTTTGGTGGTCCAAGGCAGCAGTGCTCGATTGACTCCCGAAACCAAACCGTTACCGATCGACGCCTGCATCATCGGCATCGTCGACACGGTGCACATTGACAAACAAAGCGTTTACGACCGAGACAAGTAG
- a CDS encoding acetate/propionate family kinase translates to MLVLVANLGSTSFKYRLYDMSDERCLARGAVDRIGDTESKCTVSIGDWSGERTMSVPDHGVAVEACLAQLTDPEHGVLKDASEVAAIGFKAVHGGRMSGVFRVNAEVLDAMAEMNAAAPAHNPPYIAAMKAMQQRFVDLPLVAAFETDFHQTIPAARKEYAIPRDWANEFHIRKWGFHGASHRYIATRSAELLGRDDARVISCHLGGSSSITAIRNRQSVMTTMGMTPQTGLPQNNRVGDFDPFALPLILQRTGMTLDEALAHLASQGGLLGLSGRSGDIRDVEEAAADGDAGSQLALDVYVEEIRRHLGGMIVALGGADAIVFTAGIGENDDLIRGRVCEGLEELGIVVDPDANKSLKGESTFHAESSRTQLWVIPTNEEIIVARQTVSVLQQA, encoded by the coding sequence GTGCTAGTTCTCGTAGCCAACCTTGGTTCGACCAGTTTCAAGTATCGCTTGTACGATATGTCCGACGAGCGTTGTTTAGCGCGTGGTGCGGTCGATCGTATTGGGGATACCGAGAGCAAGTGTACGGTGTCCATCGGCGATTGGTCCGGCGAGCGTACGATGTCGGTGCCCGATCACGGGGTCGCTGTCGAAGCTTGTTTGGCTCAATTGACGGATCCCGAGCATGGTGTGCTGAAGGATGCGTCGGAGGTGGCGGCGATTGGATTCAAGGCGGTTCATGGTGGCCGGATGTCAGGTGTTTTCCGTGTGAACGCGGAAGTGCTTGATGCGATGGCCGAAATGAATGCAGCCGCACCGGCGCACAACCCGCCCTACATTGCCGCGATGAAGGCGATGCAGCAGCGGTTTGTGGATCTGCCTTTGGTGGCAGCGTTCGAAACCGACTTTCACCAAACGATCCCCGCGGCTCGCAAGGAATACGCCATTCCTCGCGATTGGGCCAACGAATTTCATATTCGCAAATGGGGATTCCATGGTGCAAGCCACCGCTACATCGCTACGCGAAGTGCCGAGCTTCTCGGTCGCGATGACGCTCGTGTGATCTCGTGTCACTTGGGCGGCAGCAGTTCGATCACGGCGATCCGGAATCGACAAAGTGTGATGACGACGATGGGGATGACGCCTCAGACGGGGTTGCCGCAAAACAACCGCGTCGGCGACTTCGATCCGTTTGCGTTGCCACTGATTTTGCAGCGGACGGGAATGACGCTCGACGAGGCACTTGCTCATTTGGCGAGCCAAGGAGGCTTGTTGGGGCTGAGCGGTCGCAGTGGCGATATCCGTGATGTCGAAGAAGCGGCCGCCGATGGCGACGCAGGTTCGCAGTTGGCGCTCGATGTGTATGTCGAAGAAATTCGGCGGCATCTCGGTGGCATGATCGTGGCCCTCGGCGGTGCCGACGCGATCGTGTTCACGGCCGGCATCGGCGAAAACGACGATCTGATTCGCGGCCGTGTGTGTGAAGGACTCGAAGAGTTAGGGATTGTCGTTGACCCAGACGCGAACAAATCGCTGAAAGGGGAATCGACGTTCCATGCCGAATCGAGTCGTACGCAGTTGTGGGTGATCCCCACCAACGAAGAGATCATTGTGGCTCGTCAAACTGTATCCGTGTTGCAACAAGCGTAA
- a CDS encoding BMC domain-containing protein, producing the protein MNDAIGLIETKGLLPLIEATDAMAKAANVAIVKRVDIGGAYVTTVVSGDVGSVRAAVEAGANAAAQVGELVGSHIIPRPSEGLSAAFLS; encoded by the coding sequence ATGAACGATGCAATCGGTTTGATTGAAACTAAAGGTTTGTTGCCTCTGATCGAAGCAACTGACGCGATGGCCAAGGCAGCAAACGTGGCGATTGTCAAGCGAGTCGACATCGGCGGTGCCTATGTGACGACCGTTGTCAGCGGTGACGTCGGCAGCGTCCGTGCTGCTGTCGAAGCAGGTGCAAACGCTGCGGCCCAAGTTGGTGAACTTGTCGGCAGCCACATCATCCCACGACCAAGCGAAGGTTTGTCCGCCGCTTTTTTGTCGTAG
- a CDS encoding BMC domain-containing protein, which translates to MAKVSEALGMIETKGFIALMEACDAMMKAANVQFLGWDKVGSGLVSAFVTGDVAAVKAATDAGAAAAGRIGEVVSVQVIPRPHDDLGKILKVSAPAKK; encoded by the coding sequence ATGGCAAAAGTTAGTGAAGCGCTCGGCATGATCGAGACCAAGGGCTTTATCGCCCTGATGGAAGCATGCGACGCGATGATGAAGGCTGCCAACGTCCAGTTCCTCGGCTGGGACAAAGTCGGCAGCGGTTTGGTCAGCGCCTTTGTCACCGGTGACGTTGCTGCGGTCAAAGCCGCCACCGACGCCGGAGCCGCAGCCGCCGGTCGTATTGGCGAAGTTGTCAGCGTGCAAGTGATTCCACGTCCTCACGACGACTTGGGCAAGATCCTGAAAGTTTCGGCACCAGCGAAGAAGTAG
- the pduL gene encoding phosphate propanoyltransferase, giving the protein MTQTIDRNRIEHLVRSAVMASMGGAAASQSSNGVASAMAQTPPGWVDGKPNLRVSISARHVHLTDEHVEILFGAGSVLEPGKDLYQDGFYAAKQTVMVVGPRRRMLPNVRVLGPTRPFSQVELALTDSISLGIDAPVRHSGKIDGTPGCVLVGPAGTVKLDQGVIRAARHVHMNFADADYYGVKNGDMMQLKIKSPDCSVVFEDVLVRADKAAKLEVHIDTDEGNACNLDAASEVLLRKDDCACKNH; this is encoded by the coding sequence ATGACGCAAACAATCGATCGTAATCGGATTGAGCACCTTGTCCGCAGCGCCGTGATGGCGTCGATGGGCGGTGCCGCCGCAAGCCAGTCATCCAATGGGGTTGCGAGTGCGATGGCACAAACGCCGCCGGGTTGGGTCGACGGCAAACCGAACTTGCGAGTCAGCATTTCGGCCCGGCACGTTCATTTGACCGACGAACACGTGGAAATCTTGTTTGGTGCGGGCAGCGTGCTCGAGCCCGGCAAGGACTTGTACCAAGACGGCTTTTACGCGGCCAAGCAAACCGTGATGGTCGTAGGGCCTCGACGCCGGATGCTGCCCAACGTGCGTGTGCTCGGACCGACGCGTCCGTTTAGCCAAGTCGAGTTAGCGTTGACCGATTCGATCTCGCTCGGGATCGACGCGCCGGTTCGCCACAGCGGCAAGATTGATGGCACGCCAGGCTGCGTTTTGGTCGGGCCTGCGGGCACAGTCAAGTTGGATCAAGGCGTCATTCGCGCGGCGCGACACGTTCACATGAACTTTGCGGATGCCGATTATTACGGCGTCAAAAACGGCGACATGATGCAGTTGAAAATCAAGAGCCCCGATTGCAGCGTCGTGTTCGAAGATGTGTTGGTGCGAGCCGACAAAGCGGCGAAGCTCGAAGTCCACATCGATACCGACGAAGGCAACGCGTGCAATCTCGATGCGGCCAGCGAAGTGTTGCTTCGCAAAGACGATTGTGCCTGCAAGAACCACTAA
- a CDS encoding DeoR/GlpR family DNA-binding transcription regulator, which yields MTTKSRRDRLRELIQTRGFAALGELAETLNVSESTIRRDLEELEKAGDARRTHGGVFWTGKTATIRVFGNRRDTMWPAKSAIGVVAAELVDDHDTILLDGGSTTYELARHLVKRPLQVVTNSLPVAHLLSSSESIDLIMIGGCVRGRTAVAIGPMADSMLHTLNVGKAFLSVAGINERGYFNSDMMLVESEKAMIAAADQSIVVTDSSKFGKVSLSRLCGLDEVNAVVTDSGIDSEWKERLETAGVGLVLANPSGQNELAAARAGVNSTASGDQGKQDAETKAKVKKQQ from the coding sequence GTGACCACGAAATCACGACGAGACCGGCTTCGCGAGTTAATCCAGACCCGTGGTTTTGCGGCTTTAGGAGAACTGGCCGAGACGTTGAATGTCAGCGAGTCGACAATTCGCCGCGATTTAGAAGAGTTAGAGAAAGCAGGCGATGCCCGACGGACGCACGGTGGTGTGTTCTGGACGGGCAAAACCGCAACGATACGTGTGTTTGGCAATCGTCGAGACACGATGTGGCCAGCCAAAAGTGCCATTGGCGTGGTGGCTGCAGAGTTGGTCGACGATCACGACACGATTTTGCTCGACGGAGGAAGTACGACTTACGAATTGGCAAGGCATCTCGTCAAACGGCCGCTGCAGGTGGTGACCAACAGCTTGCCGGTGGCTCATTTGCTTTCCTCGAGTGAATCAATTGACTTGATCATGATCGGGGGCTGTGTTCGGGGACGAACGGCAGTCGCGATTGGCCCGATGGCGGATTCGATGCTTCACACGTTGAACGTGGGAAAGGCATTTTTGTCGGTTGCGGGGATCAACGAACGAGGCTACTTCAACAGCGACATGATGTTGGTGGAAAGCGAGAAAGCGATGATCGCTGCGGCGGACCAATCGATTGTCGTGACTGATAGCAGCAAGTTTGGCAAGGTGAGTCTGAGCCGATTATGTGGGTTAGATGAAGTGAACGCCGTGGTGACCGATTCAGGGATCGATTCTGAGTGGAAAGAACGCTTGGAAACGGCCGGGGTCGGACTAGTCTTGGCAAATCCGTCGGGACAAAACGAATTGGCAGCAGCGCGAGCCGGGGTGAATAGCACCGCTAGCGGCGACCAGGGCAAACAGGACGCGGAAACAAAAGCGAAAGTGAAAAAGCAGCAATGA
- a CDS encoding SDR family oxidoreductase, giving the protein MSNLKGKRAVISGASRGIGRGIAIQLAKAGADVVINYRSHEGEADEVVAACEAHGVRAFKVAADLADQQQTEALVDQADELLGGLDIVVSNAAYSDRHTMLDSDLEEFRKTIDISMWGAFYLIRRGARKLVDAGNGGNLVVISSPHAHIAMPGAMAYNMAKAANDQMARTAACELAQYGIRCNIIHPGWTNTPGERKFFSEETLEKKGSELPLGRLGEPEEIGRGVVFLCDPESRYITGSTITIDGGIQLPFKEMYRVEEANAR; this is encoded by the coding sequence ATGAGCAATCTGAAAGGCAAACGTGCCGTCATCAGCGGCGCATCCCGCGGAATCGGTCGCGGAATTGCGATCCAATTGGCCAAAGCGGGCGCCGACGTGGTGATCAATTATCGCAGCCACGAAGGCGAAGCCGACGAGGTGGTTGCGGCGTGCGAAGCCCACGGGGTGCGAGCGTTCAAAGTTGCAGCCGACTTGGCCGATCAACAGCAAACCGAAGCCCTGGTGGACCAAGCCGACGAACTGCTAGGTGGTTTGGATATCGTCGTCAGCAATGCCGCTTATAGCGATCGCCACACCATGCTGGATTCAGACCTGGAAGAATTCCGCAAGACGATTGATATTAGCATGTGGGGTGCGTTCTACCTGATTCGCCGGGGCGCGCGGAAACTGGTCGATGCCGGCAACGGTGGCAATCTGGTTGTGATCAGCAGCCCTCACGCGCACATCGCGATGCCCGGTGCAATGGCTTACAACATGGCCAAAGCAGCCAATGACCAAATGGCGCGCACGGCCGCTTGCGAGCTGGCCCAGTACGGTATCCGCTGCAACATCATTCACCCGGGATGGACCAATACCCCCGGCGAACGAAAGTTCTTTAGCGAAGAAACGCTCGAGAAAAAGGGCAGCGAATTGCCGCTTGGCCGCCTCGGCGAACCCGAAGAGATTGGTCGTGGCGTCGTGTTCCTGTGCGACCCGGAAAGCCGCTACATCACTGGCAGCACGATCACGATCGATGGCGGTATCCAACTACCGTTCAAAGAGATGTACCGCGTGGAAGAAGCCAACGCTAGATAG
- the rimI gene encoding ribosomal protein S18-alanine N-acetyltransferase encodes MIRRDMPAVLGIENKSFEFAWTEEDFIRCLRQRNCIGMVAEVDDQVVGFMIYELHKNRLHVLNFSVHPDARRKGVGHAMLSKLLGKLSHERRNRIMLEVRETNLEAQLFFKSVGFKAISVLRDFYEDTVEDAYLMQYRYQASVEELAQPHNRITRMAG; translated from the coding sequence ATGATTCGCCGCGATATGCCGGCGGTCTTGGGCATTGAGAATAAGAGCTTTGAGTTCGCTTGGACCGAAGAAGACTTCATTCGCTGCCTTCGTCAACGCAATTGCATCGGTATGGTCGCCGAAGTGGACGATCAAGTGGTTGGGTTCATGATCTATGAACTGCACAAGAACCGATTGCACGTGCTGAACTTTTCGGTGCATCCCGACGCCCGTCGTAAAGGCGTTGGTCACGCGATGCTGAGCAAGTTGCTGGGCAAGTTGTCGCACGAACGCCGCAATCGCATCATGTTGGAAGTTCGCGAAACGAATCTCGAAGCACAGTTGTTCTTCAAGTCAGTCGGATTCAAGGCAATCTCGGTGCTGCGTGACTTCTACGAAGACACAGTCGAAGATGCCTACTTGATGCAGTATCGCTATCAAGCTTCGGTCGAAGAGCTTGCTCAGCCGCACAATCGCATCACGCGAATGGCTGGCTAA
- a CDS encoding PLP-dependent aspartate aminotransferase family protein has protein sequence MTHSDDLNKADFRTRAIHVGNEVDPATGAVVPPIHLASTFRQPGAGEWGEFDYSRSGNPTRRNLETTLASLEGGCGALAFSSGMAAIHCVTMLMRSGDHVVAGCDLYGGAYRLLHKICDRAGIEVTLVDMTDVSAVESAITEKTKLVWAETIGNPRLSIPDLRKLAEVAKAKNCLIGVDNTFGTPALIRPLESGIDIVMHSATKYLGGHSDCLGGTLAVSDKSLYDQLYYIQNATGAVLDPLSCFLTSRGLKTLDLRVREQSATALRLSQWLESHPRVKSVLYPGLASHPQHSLAAKTLNGGFGAMVTFELDADIKETAKVCESTQLFHLAVSLGAVESLIEQPATMSHASYDAADREKFGITDGLIRLSVGLEAFDDLRNDLAQAIA, from the coding sequence ATGACTCACTCTGACGACCTAAACAAAGCAGACTTCCGCACCCGTGCAATTCACGTCGGCAACGAAGTCGACCCCGCAACCGGGGCGGTCGTTCCTCCGATTCATCTGGCCAGCACGTTTCGGCAGCCGGGGGCAGGCGAGTGGGGTGAATTCGATTACTCTCGCAGCGGAAACCCAACACGTCGCAATCTGGAAACGACGCTTGCGTCGCTCGAAGGCGGCTGTGGGGCGCTCGCGTTTTCCTCTGGCATGGCAGCCATTCACTGCGTCACCATGCTGATGCGCAGCGGGGACCATGTGGTCGCCGGCTGTGATTTGTACGGCGGTGCCTATCGCTTGCTGCACAAAATCTGTGACCGTGCCGGGATCGAGGTCACGTTGGTCGACATGACCGATGTTTCGGCAGTCGAGTCGGCAATCACCGAGAAAACCAAATTGGTGTGGGCGGAAACGATCGGTAACCCGCGGTTGTCGATTCCCGACCTCCGCAAGCTCGCCGAAGTGGCCAAAGCAAAAAATTGCTTGATCGGCGTCGACAACACATTTGGCACTCCGGCGCTGATCCGCCCGCTTGAAAGTGGCATCGACATCGTCATGCATTCGGCCACCAAATACTTGGGGGGACATAGCGATTGTTTGGGCGGAACCTTGGCGGTCAGCGACAAATCGCTGTATGACCAACTGTATTACATTCAAAACGCAACCGGAGCCGTGTTGGATCCGCTGAGTTGCTTCTTGACGTCTCGAGGGTTGAAGACGCTTGATCTGCGAGTCCGCGAGCAATCCGCGACTGCACTTCGGCTGTCTCAGTGGCTCGAGTCGCACCCGCGAGTCAAATCGGTGCTCTATCCTGGGCTTGCCTCGCATCCTCAGCATTCGCTCGCCGCCAAGACGCTAAATGGCGGGTTTGGGGCGATGGTGACCTTTGAATTGGATGCTGATATCAAGGAAACGGCCAAGGTTTGCGAGTCCACCCAATTGTTCCATCTTGCCGTCAGCCTGGGGGCGGTCGAATCGTTGATCGAGCAGCCGGCGACCATGTCGCACGCCAGTTACGATGCGGCGGATCGCGAAAAATTCGGCATCACCGATGGGTTGATCCGGTTATCCGTCGGGCTCGAAGCGTTTGACGATTTGCGAAACGATTTGGCTCAAGCGATCGCCTAG
- a CDS encoding aminotransferase class I/II-fold pyridoxal phosphate-dependent enzyme codes for MTKNMTIDSDATKLGRTGDSVLSADTTSETDCAAETSAPTASKSSSVKASPRGLANEQSLGASTQCVHSGEQRQKAEGSITAPIYAASTFTFDSTASLLRFVNGEEDREEYGRYGNPNEKSVEAKLAALEGAEEAILYSSGMAAIVGLLMAKLSSGDEIVFFDQCYHRSREFCAKHLSRFGVVTHQVPTGNFEALEAAITPRTKMLVSESPTNPHLTTIDLEKFAAVGKSNEVETLIDATLATPFNIKPIAYGVDYVLHSATKYLGGHNDLLAGVICGRREQLESVRSLRGVLGGVNSPHNLYLLERGLKTFALRMQRHNENGLAIAEFLDAHPRVERVYYPGLKSHPSYESAVAQMRGYGGLITFTVKDADWEETSRIVDAAKIPRIAASLGGVESLIEQPLVMSYYHCTPEDRVRFGIADNMIRMSCGIEDTEDLIADLAQALEA; via the coding sequence ATGACAAAGAATATGACAATTGATTCAGACGCGACCAAATTGGGTCGCACCGGTGATTCCGTGCTTTCAGCGGACACAACTTCGGAAACGGATTGCGCAGCGGAAACCTCTGCCCCAACCGCATCCAAATCTTCCTCTGTAAAGGCGTCACCTCGCGGGCTTGCGAACGAGCAATCGCTTGGGGCCTCGACCCAGTGTGTGCATAGTGGTGAACAGCGGCAAAAAGCCGAAGGTTCGATCACCGCACCCATCTACGCGGCGTCGACATTTACCTTTGATTCGACCGCGTCGCTGTTGCGTTTCGTCAATGGCGAAGAAGACCGCGAAGAGTACGGCCGCTATGGCAATCCCAACGAAAAAAGTGTCGAAGCCAAGTTGGCGGCACTCGAGGGGGCCGAAGAGGCGATCCTGTACAGCTCGGGGATGGCCGCGATTGTTGGGCTGTTGATGGCCAAGCTGAGCAGCGGCGATGAAATCGTTTTCTTTGACCAATGTTATCATCGCAGCCGCGAATTTTGTGCAAAACATTTGTCAAGATTTGGCGTCGTGACTCACCAGGTTCCGACAGGCAATTTCGAGGCACTCGAAGCCGCGATCACGCCACGGACCAAGATGTTGGTCAGCGAGTCGCCGACGAACCCGCACCTCACGACGATCGATTTGGAAAAGTTTGCGGCGGTTGGAAAGTCCAACGAAGTCGAAACGCTGATCGATGCGACTTTGGCGACCCCGTTCAACATCAAGCCGATCGCTTACGGCGTCGATTATGTGTTGCACTCGGCGACCAAGTATCTCGGCGGCCATAATGACTTATTGGCTGGCGTGATCTGCGGTCGACGCGAGCAATTGGAATCGGTGCGGTCGCTGCGTGGTGTTTTGGGCGGTGTCAATTCGCCGCACAACCTGTACTTGCTCGAGCGTGGCTTGAAAACGTTTGCGTTGCGGATGCAGCGGCACAACGAGAACGGATTGGCGATCGCCGAGTTCTTGGACGCACATCCTCGAGTGGAACGCGTCTATTACCCCGGTCTGAAATCGCATCCGTCCTACGAATCGGCTGTCGCACAGATGCGTGGCTATGGCGGTTTGATTACGTTCACGGTCAAAGACGCGGATTGGGAAGAGACCTCGCGAATCGTTGATGCAGCGAAGATCCCACGAATTGCCGCCAGTTTGGGTGGAGTCGAATCGTTGATCGAGCAGCCGTTGGTGATGAGCTACTATCACTGTACTCCCGAAGATCGAGTCCGATTCGGTATCGCCGATAACATGATCCGCATGTCGTGCGGGATCGAAGATACCGAAGACCTGATTGCCGACTTGGCACAGGCGCTCGAGGCGTAA